A window of the Tenebrio molitor chromosome 1, icTenMoli1.1, whole genome shotgun sequence genome harbors these coding sequences:
- the LOC138127322 gene encoding uncharacterized protein, whose translation MSALDDLYKEFREVQYQIELIDNTASETNDRETFEDSYFDTKSMMQSVIDSHVQDTSQEVNVNLPQFSGSYSEWTSFHDTFNSLIHENKGLNDIRRFHYLKGVLKGEALKCIESLKISGANYAIAWDTLKKRYKNTRLIVQEHVQAILNAPPLNKTIYSGLRQLLDTVISNLEALKVLNINTNSWDPLIVPIITQKLDFPTKREWEAKLNSEIPKLADLQEFLNNKCNLLESLNSGNQKLQSSQHKTHAIANHASANDKLTCSFCKKGHFIFQCADFLKLAVTERFNQVKRLNLCVNCLKHNHSALNCKSGSCKECNKKHNTLLHFNKSNQTIIETPQSIETIQQPSSTEPLVVTNHCQFDKPYVLLSTAQIHVEDIHGKYHTCRVLLDVGSQLNFISSTLCKLLNVPLRHTKLTVSGINNTGNTISHSADIKFKSRLSKFSKKQQFFVVDKVTENLPAQTFSSKELNLPQSLQLADPHFNVSGPIDILMGAQLFWQILNKGQISLGHNKPVLQQTHLGWIIGGSLNISPEQNSLNHLVTNCHIGADILHKQVERFFQIEDFGNKRNFSSEEILCEEHFRQNYRRDLDGRFMVQLPFKNDTTPLGNSLQTATKRFIAWRPNFKETPR comes from the coding sequence ATGTCAGCCCTAGATGATCTCTACAAGGAGTTCAGGGAGGTTCAATaccaaattgaattaattgaCAATACCGCCTCAGAGACAAACGATCGCGAAACGTTTGAAGATTCATATTTCGATACAAAGAGCATGATGCAATCTGTCATAGATAGTCATGTCCAAGATACTTCACAGGAAGTCAATGTAAATTTACCACAGTTTAGTGGGTCTTATTCAGAATGGACCTCGTTTCATGACACATTCAACAGTTTAATTCATGAAAACAAAGGTTTAAACGATATTAGACGCTTTCATTACTTAAAGGGAGTTCTTAAGGGTGAAGCTTTAAAATGCATTGAATCTTTAAAAATATCAGGGGCCAATTATGCAATCGCTTGGGACACACTCAAAAAACGATACAAAAATACAAGACTCATTGTGCAAGAACATGTTCAAGCCATACTTAATGCACCTCCTCTCAACAAAACCATATATTCAGGTCTAAGACAATTATTAGACACCGTCATTTCCAATTTAGAGGCGCTTAAGGTTCTAAACATAAACACAAATTCATGGGATCCATTAATTGTCCCAATAATTACACAAAAACTGGATTTTCCAACAAAAAGGGAATGGGAAGCAAAATTGAACTCAGAAATTCCGAAATTGGCAGACCTTCAagagtttttaaataataaatgcaatCTTTTAGAGTCGCTAAATTCAGGTAATCAAAAATTACAATCGTCGCAGCACAAAACGCATGCAATTGCCAATCACGCTTCTGCGAATGATAAACTCACTTGTTCGTTTTGCAAAAAGGGTCATTTCATTTTCCAGTGTgctgattttttaaagttagCAGTAACTGAACGATTTAACCAAGTTAAACGTTTAAACTTGTGTGTGAATTGCttaaaacacaatcattcagCCCTAAATTGCAAGTCAGGTTCCTGCAAAGAATGTAACAAAAAACATAACACACTTCTGCATTTTAACAAATCCAATCAAACAATAATCGAAACACCTCAGTCAATCGAAACAATACAACAACCATCGTCAACGGAACCTTTAGTTGTTACAAACCATTGTCAATTTGATAAGCCATATGTATTACTATCGACTGCACAAATTCACGTCGAAGACATCCATGGCAAATATCACACGTGCCGAGTACTGTTAGATGTAGGTTCGCAGTTAAACTTTATTTCTAGTACTTTGTGCAAACTTTTAAACGTCCCGTTAAGGCATACCAAACTAACAGTTTCGGGAATTAACAATACAGGCAACACCATTTCACATTCTGCAGATATTAAATTCAAATCACGACTcagtaaattttccaaaaaacagCAATTCTTCGTAGTTGACAAGGTGACGGAAAACTTGCCGGCACAAACGTTTTCTTCAAAGGAGTTAAATTTACCACAATCACTCCAATTAGCAGATCCTCACTTTAATGTCTCGGGACCCATCGACATTTTAATGGGAGCCCAATTATTCtggcaaattttaaataaaggtCAAATCTCATTAGGGCACAATAAGCCTGTTTTACAACAAACACATTTGGGCTGGATAATTGGCGGCTCCTTGAACATTAGCCCGGAACAAAACAGTTTAAATCATCTGGTCACCAATTGTCACATTGGTGCAGACATCCTCCATAAACAAGTCGAACGGTTTTTCCAAATTGAGGATTTCGGTAATAAACGAAATTTTTCCTCGGAAGAAATCCTTTGTGAGGAGCACTTTCGGCAAAATTACAGACGGGACCTAGACGGGCGGTTTATGGTACAATTGCCTTTCAAAAACGATACAACCCCGTTAGGAAATTCCTTGCAGACGGCGACGAAACGGTTTATTGCTTGGAGACCAAACTTTAAAGAGACCCCGCGCTGA
- the LOC138127260 gene encoding uncharacterized protein produces the protein MERVPGSQIETDKCYYMPHHAVIKEHSISTKTGVVFDASAKTTNGISLNDQLMIGPTLQEDLFSILTRFRTYQYVLSSDIAKMFRQILMQESHRDYHRILWRDDQSKPLEMYRLKTVTYGTACAPFLAVRSLQQLAHENIQNYPLASKIILRDFYMDDLLTGTNSLNEAIQIRDEITSILKGGGFQLCKWASNCAELLPKSTDSSEISKFITLDLQADTKTLGLLWNCATDKLKYNISDFSTNPVTKRGILSIIAQICDLIGLISPIVVRAKIILQNLWSLNLDWDDQVPPSIENLWSQFLTDLRHLPNLQIPRKVIISSPAVVIELHGFCDASIQAYGTCVYIRSIDQHNNINVHLLCAKSRVAPLKPISLPRLELCGALLLTRLEHCIGLDIGEHLSLIESRRFKTQQQELIGITLDQRITRPILFQEEGLGGRLTHAPINFNQKFPIVLPANHYITELIVRQEHERQLHAGPQVTLCSIRQVYWPISGRNTVRKTIHRCVKCFKANPKGLTQKMGDLPVGRLQPARPFIKTGIDYAGPIYLKTGTSRSKQRVKAYIALFICFTTKAIHIELVGDLTTESFLNALKRFISRRGHVAEIYSDNATNFTGASRELKLLLNSSKCQNLISQEMNNVNIRWHFIPPRSPHFGGLWESGIKSIKYHLKRVIGDTSVTYEEMYTLLTRVEACLNSRPLTPMSPDPTDFSVLTPAHFLIGEPMTAPLEPNLEELKINRLSRWQRIEQLRQQFWRRWIREYIPQL, from the exons ATGGAAAGGGTACCAGGTAGTCAAATAGAAACCGACAAGTGTTACTATATGCCTCATCATGCAGTAATCAAGGAACACTCAATCAGTACAAAAACAGGCGTAGTTTTCGACGCATCCGCCAAAACAACAAATGGTATTAGTCTGAATGATCAATTAATGATAGGTCCTACGTTGCAAGAGGATTTGTTTAGCATTTTGACTAGATTCAGAACATATCAATACGTACTCAGTAGCGATATAGCTAAAATGTTTAGACAAATCTTAATGCAAGAGTCACATCGAGATTATCACAGAATATTATGGCGTGATGATCAGTCAAAACCTCTAGAAATGTATAGACTCAAAACCGTCACATACGGTACAGCATGCGCTCCATTTTTGGCCGTGAGATCATTGCAACAACTAGcgcatgaaaatattcaaaattatccaTTAGCCAGTAAAATAATCCTAAGAGACTTCTACATGGATGATTTATTGACAGGTACAAATTCATTAAACGAAGCGATTCAAATACGCGATGAAATTACATCAATCTTAAAAGGCGGCGGCTTTCAGTTGTGCAAGTGGGCGTCGAACTGTGCCGAACTTTTGCCAAAATCAACCGATTCATccgaaatttcaaaatttataacactAGATTTGCAAGCAGACACAAAAACGTTAGGGTTATTGTGGAACTGCGCGACTGACAAACTCAAATACAACATTTCCGATTTTTCTACAAATCCAGTTACAAAACGCGGAATTCTATCCATAATTGCTCAGATTTGTGATTTAATTGGCCTTATTAGTCCTATTGTCGTGCGGgcaaaaatcattttacaaaatcttTGGAGTTTAAACTTAGATTGGGACGATCAAGTTCCACCTTCGATCGAGAATCTGTGGTCACAGTTTCTAACAGATTTAAGGCACTTACCCAATTTGCAAATTCCTCGAAAGGTTATAATTTCTTCACCCGCGGTCGTAATAGAATTACATGGCTTCTGCGATGCTTCCATTCAAGCATATGGAACATGTGTATATATTAGATCAATTGATCAGCATAACAACATAAATGTACATTTGTTGTGTGCGAAATCGCGTGTCGCACCACTAAAGCCCATATCTCTGCCAAGATTGGAGTTATGTGGCGCGTTATTATTAACCCG ACTCGAGCATTGTATTGGCTTGGATATCGGCGAACATTTGTCGCTAATAGAATCTCGGAGATTCAAGACACAACAACAAGAGCTGATTGGAATCACGTTAGATCAAAGGATAACCCGGCCGATATTGTTTCAAGAG GAAGGCTTAGGTGGTAGATTAACACATGCACCGATTAACTTCAACCAAAAATTCCCGATAGTTTTACCTGCAAATCACTACATAACGGAGCTTATTGTAAGACAGGAGCACGAGCGGCAATTGCATGCTGGGCCACAGGTGACATTGTGTTCAATCAGACAAGTCTACTGGCCCATCTCAGGTCGCAACACAGTCAGAAAAACAATTCACAGATGTGTAAAGTGTTTTAAGGCGAATCCCAAAGGATTAACGCAAAAAATGGGCGACTTACCTGTTGGCAGATTGCAACCTGCTCGTCCCTTTATCAAAACCGGTATAGATTATGCAGGACCAATATATTTAAAGACTGGAACCTCACGCAGTAAACAAAGAGTTAAGGCCTACATAGCTTTGTTCATTTGTTTCACCACTAAGGCCATACATATTGAATTAGTGGGCGATTTGACTACAGAATCCTTCTTGAACGCATTGAAGAGATTCATCTCGCGACGCGGACATGTCGCAGAAATTTATTCGGATAATGCAACAAATTTTACAGGTGCCAGTCGAGAActaaaacttttattaaattcatcaaaatgtcaaaatttaattagtcaGGAAATGAATAATGTAAATATCCGTTGGCACTTCATCCCACCGCGATCACCTCACTTCGGAGGTTTATGGGAGTCAGGTataaaatctattaaatatcACCTCAAAAGAGTAATTGGTGACACATCAGTCACGTATGAAGAGATGTATACGCTTTTAACACGCGTGGAAGCTTGTCTAAACTCACGTCCTCTTACTCCTATGAGTCCAGATCCTACAGATTTTTCCGTCCTGACACCTGCTCATTTTCTCATCGGCGAACCCATGACGGCGCCATTGGAGCCCAATCTCGAAGAATTGAAGATAAACAGATTATCACGTTGGCAACGCATCGAACAATTGCGGCAACAATTCTGGCGCAGATGGATTCGAGAATACATCCCGCAACTATAA